The following nucleotide sequence is from Myxocyprinus asiaticus isolate MX2 ecotype Aquarium Trade chromosome 21, UBuf_Myxa_2, whole genome shotgun sequence.
AGTGTTAATGATGGTTCAATCTTGGTCATCCCTCTATATTAAGGTGTATATTTCTGGTCCTAAAATCATTAACAGGTCTAAAATACTATGTCTGAAACTACaacaattaagaaaaacagggaATGTGAGGTCTACATTCTGGTGTGTAAAACCAGCACACTGCAGATATGACTTTGAAACACTGTGTCACAGTAACAATATCTAAAAGTTTAATTGCAATGATAACCTAGTGGAAGTTTGCATCTTTTGGCAGTGTTTACTGTGCCAAACATTTAAACTGTTATTAAGCAATGGTGTAGAAATAGCAGTCTCCCTAAAGAGTGAAAGACAGTTGGAAAATAACTATAGAAGAACAGTTTTAATTCTCATAATGAATAATGTATGTCAGATTTCAACATTTTAATTAGAATTATTATCAACCGTATCACTCTTTTCTGCCTTCTTCTTAGCAGTGGTTTCCTCAATGTTTTCATCCCACTTGGCTGCTGTTTTAGATTTGGTTTGCCCCTcctcctctttctcttttttgGGATTGCGGGTTGGGGTAAAAGCAGGGCGACTCTGATACCCATAGCTGATGCTGGGTGTGCTGGCAAAAGTCAACCCAGAACTGAAGTGGGTTTCTTCACCCTCCAGTAGCTTTCTATGAGGACAATGACAAAGACTGATCAGTTTTatcattaaagggaaagttcaaccaaaactgaaaattctgcgATCATTCAATCCCACTCATATTGTACATGTTtactttcatccatggaacacaaatggtgtCAGGCCTTAgttaccattcaatttcattgtatcttttattttctatacagtgaaagtgaatggtgacagcaTTCtgtataacatctccttttgtgttcctttaaATCACTGAAACCATACAGTCTTATTGATGTGAAAGGAATTCATTTTCATTCTTATCCATCAGTTCTCTAAATGTGTAATCAATGTGGTAAAACTGAATAACTGGTACTTTACCTGTATGCTGCAATTTCAATGTCTAATGCCATCTTGACATTCAAAAGGTCCTGGTACTCTCTGAGGTGACGAGCCATTTCACTCTTGGTATTCCTAAGTTCAAGATCCAGCTGCCCAATTGTTTCCTGTTTAATGTGattgcaaaaaaattaattatatattaactCAAGCCTTAGCACAACATATTGTGTTTGGTCCTTCGTAAGATGACAGAAATGccatattaaaaaattaattgcaCATTGTAAATACTAATACTATTCTCAaattgtaaacaaacaaataaaaaatgactgaagTTAAATtgttttactattcttactagttttaattaaattaccattactctctaaaccctaaagctGTCATTAatagaaaacatttaaatggtCCTGAttacagtacttgaaatgtcacattttggaataataactaaaatatatatattctttaaactttggcttcgagtaTTATCAAatgatcaagtacaaaattgcggaTGTGTGGAaaacccataagcccttgcgcttCAATAAAACTGAATGGTACAGTGggggccaaaaatattggcactctttgtaaatatgagcaaagaaggctgtgaaaaaaaatctgcgttgtttatccttttgatcttccattcagaaaattcacaaaaatctaaccttaaattgaagtaaaacaattgaaagaggggaaatatctcattattaagtaaatattttgcttcaaaacacgttggtcacaattattggcacccctagaaattcttatgagtaaaatatatctgaactGTATtctcattcatattttacattttttagtacacctgggtgactaggaacatgaaattgttcaaccatgacttcctgtttcacaggggtataaatatgaggtaacacaggccaaattcccttaatcatcaatcacagtgggttagactaaagaataaagttctgatgtgtggcaaaaggttgttgagcttcacaaaatgggaattggctataagaaaatagccaaagcattgaaaatggcCATTTCCACCATCAAGGCAATAAtgaacaagttccaatcaactgaagGTCTTAAGAATCCTCCTGGAAAAGGATGCGTGTTTATATTGTttccatgcacagtgaggaggatggttcaagtggccaaagaatctccaaggatcacagctggagaattgcagaaattagttgggtcttggggtcagaaagtctcaaaacaaaaaaataataattcagacatcacctacatcaccacaatttgtttgggagggtttaaaagaagaaaaaaaagcctctactcttatccaacaacaaactcaagcatcttcagtttgccagacactactggaacttcaaatgcaacagggttctatggtcagatgaaaaaaaaaaaagaagctttttgGCAGcatacaccagagatgggtttggtgcacacaggGATGGATTAcccaatgcccatggttaaatgtggGGCTGGATTTTTAATATTGTGGGGCTGTTtgtctgccagaggtcctggacatcttgtttggatacatggcataacggactctatcaaataccaacagataaaaaatcaaaacctggcagcctctgccagaaagcttaaaatgggccctggctggatctttcagcaggacaatgatccaaaacaaacataaaaatcaacacaaaaatggttcactgaccacaaaatcaaggttctgccatggccatcccagtcccctgacctgaaccccatagaacatttgtgggatgaactgaagaggagagtccaccaacatggacctctgaatttgaaggatctgaagagattctgtatggaggaatggtctcagatacCTTGCCAGGTGtactccaacctcattaggcattataagagaagactcagagctgttatcttggcaaagggaggttgcaaaaagtattgaataaaagggtgccaataattatggccaatgcgttctggagaaaaatatttattttataatgagatataatgtttcaattgttttacttaaattaaatgttagatttttttagatttatttgaatgaaagatcacagccttctttgctcatatttaccaagggtgccaatatttttggccaccactgtatgtatgtttggtcaaaacaagggaacttatgtagacaaataaattttttttaaaaatgtaaaaatgtatataattttaattcttatgactattgttgttgttttattgtagcttgttaataattttcatttgtgtgaaGTCACAATTAGTGGTGATTAATGTTACCTcaggtgaacttggagcctgttaaatttaaaCCATTATTCTTTACTCAGTTATACTGTAAAAATGTGCAGATTTATGTACACTGagaagtactgaggagaatccaatgtACCCTATGGCTAACtgagattccagtcataatttcctttatactgtataaaacctgctataactcaatttaaacaattaaataaaaatacgctttaatcacagatgagttaaatttacttgtaactagttaacattactttaaaaaattaagttcagtttacttgagccaataaagtgtttacttagaaaaagcattcAAACCCGATTGCCTCAAAAAAACCTAAGTAGGGTCAACTAATCAGATTTGACAGTGCATGAAGTAATCTTATTTGTTTATCTGTTGCACTGTTGACATTTCCATGATCACCTCAAATAACACCATTTAAATGAGCTCAGCACATAATGTCTGTACCTAAATTAGACTGTATTGGTTGTAAAAGCTGATGTGAACCTTGATCTCTTGGCATTCAGCACAAGGTGAAGCTAATCTGATTTTACAGAGGCACTTTTTCACTCTTAAAAGATTAAAGGTTATAGATCAGGTTACGTGACATATAGAGTACTACATATAGGTCTAAAGTAGccaattcattttagtttgaggtttgtttgttttgttgttgttttttatgaattgGCTATTTCATCTGGAAGTTAGTGTTCCACATTTGGAAAGcatttctattatatcaatataaaaataaaatgaggaTCTCTTTCAGGTTTCTGTCAGCAAGTGAAAGTGACCTTGCAGAAACCTCCCTCGCACAATCTTCTTTATCAAGAGAGTCTTAGTAGAATTAACCTCAGCCACCCGCGCGCGATtagttcagcaccatggacagggCACGTCCAGAAATACATGTTTCACTTATTCAAATGTTAAAAGGTCACTAATCACAGAGAATAATCTCAGccccaataagtgaaaggacaaAAGACGCTCGGTTTTTGGCCCAAActattaagttatttaaaaatgcCAAACAAAATCATTTGGGGTACTTACACCTCTGCTATGATGAATGTGTTTTTTAATTTCTGAGTGTAAAGTCATTTTGATACTTTTTCTGAGGCTTAAagtctaaaatgtgaaaaagtggtgtaactgtccggagtcggtaataataataataataataataataataataataataataaaagtttcattaaaagctgaaattcttgaataataataataataattggttatttttatttttgtaaataagaagtgaaacaattttttggtaaaatattattaatattttatgttaatattaataaaaaagtatattttggcggttacaccacttgacatcaCATCGGACAATCcgatttgtcaatgacccatgtgGATACCTGATAACCTGCGATCTCGGCATTGTGTGCATCTTCCATCTCACGGATCTGTCGTTCAAGTGACTCGTTTGTGCCTCGCAAGGTTTCGATTTCGATGGTTTTCGACTGTAGTTGTCTTCTGTAATCGCTGATCTCCTCCCTCGTGGCTCTCATGGCCTCATTGGTTTTAGTGGCTTGCTCATTCAGACTGGCAAACTTTGATTTGTACCATTCCTCAGCAGACTGCAGGTTTTTAGACGCAATCGTTTCGTACTGCCCACGGATCTCTTTGAGAGCCGAAGTAAGATCAGGCTTAGACATCTCCACTTCCACAGATATCTGGGCAGCTTGGATCATACTCGTCAACTCCGCCACCTCTTCGTCATGTACCCTTCTCAGAAAATTGATTTCGTCCAAGAGGGACTCGACTCTTCTCTCCAGGTCCACGCGCACCATCGTGGCATCATCCACGTCCTTTTTGTAGGCTCTGAGAGTCTGCTCAGCCTCCTCTCGCACTCGGATCTCCTCCTCAAACTTGCCTCGAAGTTTCTGCAAGTCTTCTTCGATGTTGTCTCGCTCGATGAGAACATGAGACCTTTCACTGTTCGCCTCATCCAGCTGGGCGCGCAGATCTCTGATCTCTTGCTGGTAGAGGTCCGCGAGTCTAGAAGGCTCGTTCTGCCGCTGGCGCAGGGTCACCAGTTCGGTCTCCAGCACTTTATTCTGCTGCTCCAGATTGCGCACTTTCTCAATAAACGTGGCGAAGCGGTCATTGAGACCCTGCAGTTGTTCCTTCTCATTGGTTCGAATGATTTTAAACTCGTTATTTAACACAGATGTTTGTGAGAAATCCACGCTGTCGAAATGGACCGGTGAAAAGGAAGATGAGCGGCCCGATCTCTTGTAATAGCCCGCAGGAGACGCGCTGCtgcgggaaagagagagagacctgaAACCGCTGGAAGACATGGAACTCCGTGAAGAGGCATTGCTCATTCTAGATGAGGAACCGGGAAAGCGAGGGGATTCCCCGAATATTTTTCTATAGGATGAGGACATGTAATGGTCTGACCCGTGGCTCATCTTCGAAACAACTGAGGGAGTCTAAAAATGGGTTTGCTTCTTATTATATAGGCTACCCAGCGGACTGTCCCAATCAACTCTTTCATGTTACTTCTAATGGTGACTATAAAGATTATAATAACCCTTCAGAGCTTTCAAACATTGATTTAGTTATGTTTTCGAACAGATTTGACAATATACTTACACGGAAATAACATTAAATAGGCTATCTTCTCAAGTGTTTTAAACGGCTAGATGGAACTGTCCGTGTTTGCGCAGTGCTGATTGGACCCGAAGTTCAACAGATAAATCCATTGTTGATTTAAGATCTTGTTTGGATTTCTTTATGGcttaaaatatacacacacacactaccgttcaaaagttatatatatatatatatatatataaactcagcaaaaaaagaaacgtcctctcactttcaactgcttttattttcagcaaacttaacatgtaaatattttacgaacataaaaagattcaacaactaagacataaactgaacaagtttcacagacatgttactaacagaaatggaataatgtgtccctgaacaaagtggggTCAGTATCTGGTATGGCCACCAGCTGTATTAAgtgctgcagtgcatctcctcctcatggactgcaccagatttgccagttcttgctgtgagatgttaccccactcttccaccaaggcacttgcaagttcctggacatttctggggggaatggccctagccctcaccctccgatccaacaggtccaagacgtgctcaatgggattgagatctcaacagaacactgacattcctgtcttgcaggaaatcatcacacacagaacgagcagtatggctggtggcattgtcatgctggagggtgatgtcaggatgagccttcaggaagggtaccacatgagggaggaggatgtcttccctgtaatgcacagcgttgagattgcctgcaatgacaacaagctcagtccgatgatgctgtgacacaccacccagaccacctccaaatcgatcccgctccagagtacaggccttggtgtaacgatcattccttcgacgataaacacgagtccgaccgtcacccctggtgaaacaaaaccatgactcgtcagtgaagagcactttttgccagtcctgtctggtccagcgaaggtgggtttgtgcccacaggcgacgttgttgccggtgatgtctggtaaggacctgccttacaacaggcttacaagccctcagtccagcctctctcagcctattgcagacagtctgagcactgatggagggattgtgcgttcctggtgtaactcgggcagttgttgttgctattctgtacctgtcctgcaggtgtgatattcagatgtaccgatcctgtgcaggtgttgttacacgtggtctaccactacgaggatgatcagctgtccttcctgtctccctgtagcgctgtcattgcaatttattgccctggccacatctgcagtcctcatgcctccatgcagcatgcctaattcacgttcacgcagatgagcacaGACCCAGGgcacatctttcttttggtgtttttcagagtcagtagaaaggtctctttagtgtcctaagtttttataactgtgaccttaattgcctaccatctgtaagctgttagcgTCTTAACaatcgttccacaggtgcatgttcattaattgtttatggttcattgaacaagcatggcaaacattgtttaaaccctttgcaataaagatctgtaaagttatttggatttttacaaaattatctttaaaatacagtctcCTGAAAaagagatgtttcttttttttgctgagtttatataaaatactgtatagaccTAATAGAcattatgtatataaaatatttattctttttaatatCTTAATGTCTATTATgtatataaagtatttttttaaatctctatAACTGACATAGCCTTTAATTTATttgacatatatttatttatttatttacgttattgatttattaaaaatttaaattcaaggTCAATTATGTTTAATATCTTATATTGATCATTTTAATTACTTAATATCTAGTAATTACATCTctaagatatacagtatttaaaaaaaaatctctgtagctgaataaacacaaacataaagtgtacttttttatttttacattgtttattttgCTGATGATGTTTTCCCAATAACAATAACAAGTGTAAACTGTCAGTTCTCCATATGGAATGATCAAGAGTGATTTATTTAATTAGAAACAtattatataacataaaatatcacatttaaTTTGGCATAAACTCGTGAATATATTTAAAACtttctttaaatgtgtattttgatatTCCACATCTCCTGATATAAACAGACCATGTCATGTAAGCTATCAAATAAGCCCAAGATATGCAGTTGACagccagtagatggtgatatttCTCTTCTTATACAATGCCTTATTTTCTTAAGAGTTTGGACATCGATTTTTAGCCtacttaataattaatttttaacacGTCTGTGAGTTACACTCGGACTCCATACGCATTGCACTAACGCAATAAAAATGCTACTATAAATAGTTACTATAAATAGTACTATAAAAACTGTTCCACTCTAGTTTTTTTGTGCAGCCTATTTTAAGATTGATTCTGTAATCTATGTCTCGTGTGACATCACTTCCACAGATTTTCTCGTGTGACATCACTTCCACAGATGTCACCAATAAAGCGTTTCATATCAATCGCATTCAATGAGTTATCATTATCAGTCTTTTAACTGAGCCGTAAATATTTCTTTGATGCGGTAAtcataggctgtgtctcgtttggaaggctgcttcaacggaaatgtaaaaaaaaaaaaaaaaaaaaatgacgccaatttgcccgtaaatttgatgttcaaacgcaaggaatgttaattcccaagttggagtacctcagtagatggatgcagagtatatgtataaatatattaatatataattaaaataaagtattagactaaaagtacacctgtaaaatctattttattttctctttacatcattataactctcctaaaatgtacctcatacactcccttccagagggactttgttcccttctcactcaaagcgctcgcgcttgttaaagagtggcgtgctgtcatagcaaccatgttacgttccgtttccgtttgtcctacgaaggccgtcttgtttaaacgaggcttgtttaaaggaggacactcggtatactgcagccttcaaaggacgcgtcctacctagcatgcagccttccaaacgacaCCCAGCCATTGCGCTAGCGTTCGAGTCTTTGCGCATGCGCATTACACAAATAGCGCAGAGCTTGTCACTGTGACTGAAGGTGGCGAGGTAAGTAACCTACTTACACTGCGCTGCGCTGAAACCTGTTTCAATAAACTTTACTTGTCTCATTAAATCGTTGCAGGATGGTTGTGTATAGGAACGTTATAGAGACATTCGTATGGAAACTCCTCCATTTTATGCATTCAGTTTACGGCTGTAAACTAAAGGAATGTGAGTTAGCTGCTGTGCTAACTTAACAATCACGGAACTGCTCGTACACAGTTAGTCTTTATCCGTTTGTCTGAACGTTTTATGCATATTAAAACGGTAGctggatgaaaataatgtgcatgaGATCCGCTTATTTTCCATTGTGTCAGACAAAGATGCCCATGATATCtatattttttaagcatttaattaatatttaatttttatgttacaggttatttttaaatatagtaTTGTTACTTTTCCTTATTAGCATTGCCTGCTAATAAACACTTTGTCTGAaaatgaacaaacatgaactagGCTATAGGCTACTTATTTTGGTATATGTTTATTCTAGTATTTACGAAActaaaataaactattgtctggCTTCTTCTGCCCTTATAGTTACACTGAAAGTTAAGAGCAGAAGCAATCTGCTCATTTCTATACGCTAGTTAATTGTTATTTTGTTCTTGAATAGTTCCTCTCGAGAGGTATCTGTAGAAATGTCAAAGCTTGTTCGCTGTAAGGGGTTTAAACTTTGTGTTTCAGTCAGTTTGCTGTAATACTTCATGCTCTTCCTGTTCATGGCTGTTTATCTTTTAGCCTGAAAGATTGGAAATATAGCATCCTGCTGTTATACTGACTTCTGAAACATtataaatgatgcattatagATGTAGCCTAACTAACATGTTGAGAATCTATTTAGACTTTCTTTATCTCGTTTCTTCTTTTATTGTTGAGATTTTGCATATTATTTGCAGGGTCAGGTTGAGCTGATGCGCAATAATGTAACATGGTGGACTTTTAACCACTGAGTGAaccactgctgtgtgtgtttagatTTTTTGATGTTGCCCTTGCCAGAGTTGCCTTTAGCTTGCTTGCTTGGGGCTTAAAAAAAGACATCAAGGCATGAACTGGGGGCGTTATGATATTTAAGAAATTagggcatgattttctgtaatgctgctttAAGCTATGTATATTGTGAAAAgagctatgcaaataaaaatgactagacCTGACTTTTTACTAATAGAAAGAGACTTAACCATGTAAAGAGAAATTGGTATTGTAGAATTGTCCCCTTTAAGTGTGGATATCTTTCTCGGCAGACTTGTAACGGTTAAAGATGACGACTTCTTGGAGTGATCGGCTCCAGAATTATGCAGAACTTCCAGCCAACATGGATGGTTTATCTATGAAGAAGTACAGAAGAGAGGCATACCACAGGTAATGGTGAATTTCATTCATGCTGTCAGCTTTGTTGGTGCTGTTTAGGCTAATCTAGGCTCTTGATTGCAAACTACTAAATATCCCTATTGTCATTCCTATAATCACTCCATTCCTTACACATGTAGCCATATCGCTCACCTGTTTCCATATCTATTTGTTATGTTCAAGTTAAGTTAATTCAGGCCTAATAATATATTATTCTTGTTACAAGAGTTGTTGCAGaaatgttcttgtacatatttaaatgataaagTCTCCATTCCAGTTATGATTATTGTCATTCATGAAGACATTCTCATTAAGACatttaacttttacactcacaaTGCATTTTCAGTATAAAAGCTCATTGCCTTAACAGTAATTTCCAGTGTAAATCTCTATATTTAGTGCAGCAGGTTTATAATTATCCTCTTTATTAAAAGAGATACAGGCATGACAAGGAGTATGTTTGCTTTTGCCATGCCGCTTTCTGGATGCACCTGTGTCTATGCACGTTTTTCTGTCAAGATCTGTCAACTTCATCGTTGAAACTACAGTATGTTGCCCTGCATGTGATGTAGGCAAGAATCATGTATTACCAGTTTTgtgctcatttaaaaaaatgcagtgttttttgACTATGCTAACGTATATTGAATATTTTCAagtaatgaataaatgtattgcCTTAATAGTGGATATGCACATTCTGTCACTAATATGCCATATTTAACCAGGCCCGTGTTTCTTATTAAACAAGCAGACTTAATTTTTTTCATGTGCTATGGCAGGTCATTTTGGCCTGACAACATAATGCGTGCAAGTTCCTAAAATGCTGTGTTTTGTCTTGACAAAGCCAAAGAATTCTTTAATAAGAACACTCTTTAGTTACATGCAGAGTATACTATGCTTTCAAAGTTTTCTTCACAACAAACatcaacacagccaaaatgagCAACATTCAAAGGGTATCATGAacagacatgaattgtcatttatacagttgaagacagaagtttacatacacttaggttaaagtcattaaaactaattttttaaccactccacagattttatattaacaaactatagttttggcaatttgtttaggacatctactttgttcattaaacaagtaatttttccaacaattgtttacagacagatggtttaacttttaattgactatatcacaattccagtgggtcagaagtttacatacaccaagttaactgtgcctttaagcagcttggaaaattccagaaaattatgtcaagcctttagacaattagccaattagcttctgataggaggtgtactgaattagaggtgtacctgtggatgtattttaaggcctaccttcaaactcagtgccttttttgcttgacatcatgggaaaatcaaaagaaatcagccaagacctcagaaaaaaaatttgtggacctccacaagtctggttcatccttgggagcaatttctaaacgcctgaaggtaccacgttcatctgtgcaaacaatagtacgcatgtataaacaccatgggaccatgcagccatcataccgctcaggaaggagacgcattctgtgtcctagagatgaaagtagtttggtgcaaaaagtgcaaatcaatcccagaacaacagcaaaggaccttgtgaagatgctggaggaaagaggtagacaggtatctatatccacagtaaaatgagtcctatatcggcataacctgaaaggtcgctcggcaaggaagaagccactgctccaaaaccggcataaaaaagccagactagagtttgcaagtgcacatggggacaaagatctttctttttggagaaatgtcctctggtctgatgaaacaaaaattgaactgtttggccataatgaccatctttatgtttggtggaaaaagggtgaggcttgcaagccgaagaacaccatcccaaccgtgaagcatgggggtggtagcatcacgttgtgggggtgctttgctgcaggagggactggtgcacttcacaaaat
It contains:
- the LOC127412281 gene encoding alpha-internexin-like gives rise to the protein MSHGSDHYMSSSYRKIFGESPRFPGSSSRMSNASSRSSMSSSGFRSLSLSRSSASPAGYYKRSGRSSSFSPVHFDSVDFSQTSVLNNEFKIIRTNEKEQLQGLNDRFATFIEKVRNLEQQNKVLETELVTLRQRQNEPSRLADLYQQEIRDLRAQLDEANSERSHVLIERDNIEEDLQKLRGKFEEEIRVREEAEQTLRAYKKDVDDATMVRVDLERRVESLLDEINFLRRVHDEEVAELTSMIQAAQISVEVEMSKPDLTSALKEIRGQYETIASKNLQSAEEWYKSKFASLNEQATKTNEAMRATREEISDYRRQLQSKTIEIETLRGTNESLERQIREMEDAHNAEIAGYQETIGQLDLELRNTKSEMARHLREYQDLLNVKMALDIEIAAYRKLLEGEETHFSSGLTFASTPSISYGYQSRPAFTPTRNPKKEKEEEGQTKSKTAAKWDENIEETTAKKKAEKSDTVDNNSN